One window of the Methanomassiliicoccaceae archaeon DOK genome contains the following:
- a CDS encoding 4Fe-4S dicluster domain-containing protein, giving the protein MTMKYLDKYPKNLAKSLWVLKPQWAVFKLFCKNIIHRPVTVLYPYEKEWVPENYRGRPGLRYDKCVGCGMCARMCPTACIKIVDSVDDDGKTVKRPQVNMGRCAMCGYCAEYCPVDAMTVTPEYEIAEYTRYDLLYGPRRLNYEGTTEGMEVKLEVTLPSDIANGNPERRVSLFDLDRPELIDSKCIGCKKCAKVCPVNAIEMVEKGTNEKTGKPILRPVIDNSKCICCSNCVDDCPKDALEIKEVL; this is encoded by the coding sequence ATGACTATGAAATACCTTGACAAGTACCCGAAGAACCTGGCGAAGAGCCTGTGGGTACTCAAGCCCCAGTGGGCGGTGTTCAAACTGTTCTGCAAGAACATCATCCACAGGCCCGTCACAGTTCTCTACCCCTACGAGAAGGAGTGGGTCCCCGAGAACTACCGCGGACGCCCGGGACTCAGATACGACAAATGCGTCGGATGCGGCATGTGCGCACGCATGTGCCCCACCGCGTGCATCAAGATCGTGGACTCCGTCGACGACGACGGCAAGACCGTCAAGAGGCCACAGGTCAACATGGGCAGGTGCGCCATGTGCGGATACTGCGCCGAGTATTGTCCTGTGGACGCCATGACCGTCACGCCCGAGTACGAGATCGCGGAGTACACCAGGTACGATCTCCTCTACGGCCCCAGGAGGCTCAACTACGAGGGAACCACCGAGGGAATGGAGGTCAAGCTGGAGGTCACACTCCCGTCCGACATCGCCAACGGCAACCCCGAGAGGCGTGTCTCCCTGTTCGACCTGGACAGGCCCGAGCTGATCGACAGCAAGTGCATCGGATGCAAGAAGTGCGCCAAGGTCTGCCCCGTCAACGCCATCGAGATGGTGGAGAAGGGAACCAACGAGAAGACCGGAAAGCCCATCCTGCGCCCGGTGATCGACAACAGCAAGTGCATCTGCTGCAGCAACTGCGTGGACGACTGTCCCAAGGATGCTCTTGAGATCAAGGAGGTGCTCTGA
- the nuoN gene encoding NADH-quinone oxidoreductase subunit NuoN: MVDITGIFGDYAAFAPIIILAISALLLPAVQFIGKRRTATWAFALVLTVISMIVNGIMLTDNFVGDAMGLYEYNAYTGLMILLFQIVLFLAVLVSNASTETTRIHVGAYYALLTGATIGMMFVAGSSDLLTIFVGVELTSISSYALVTMKRKDGRAAEAGVKYVIIGGMSTALTIYGISMLYGLTGTTDISAIAETTQLTGMNWMFAIALICMIAGYGFKIAAVPFHMWAPDVYEGAASPISMFLATGSKKMGLGVFFQIFLVMFVAGSATAQIAGEEVQYLFAIIAAFTMTVGNIVAIAQNNIKRMLAYSSIAQAGYILIVMAVMSEYALSAGLFHMFTHVFMKGGAFLIVGALICAGIGEKISDYKGLAKRAPFMAAAMMLFLFSLAGIPPLAGFTSKFFLFSSAIGGVDGVTSQWVWLAFIAILNSAISLYYYARVVKAMYIEKGPSTEKIKVPKIFTVAIAICVIFVIVLGVYPQLIFDFCETAAAALLG; the protein is encoded by the coding sequence ATGGTTGACATAACCGGAATCTTCGGAGATTACGCGGCCTTCGCGCCCATAATCATCCTGGCAATCAGCGCCCTGCTGCTTCCCGCAGTGCAGTTCATCGGAAAGAGGCGCACAGCTACCTGGGCCTTCGCCCTGGTGCTGACCGTCATCTCGATGATCGTCAACGGAATCATGCTCACCGACAACTTCGTCGGTGACGCCATGGGCCTGTACGAGTACAACGCGTACACAGGTCTGATGATCCTGCTGTTCCAGATCGTCCTGTTCCTGGCCGTGCTGGTCTCCAACGCCAGCACCGAGACGACCAGGATCCACGTCGGAGCCTACTACGCTCTGCTGACCGGAGCGACCATCGGTATGATGTTCGTTGCCGGATCCTCCGACCTGCTGACCATCTTCGTGGGAGTCGAGCTCACAAGTATCTCGTCCTACGCCCTGGTCACCATGAAGAGGAAGGATGGAAGGGCTGCCGAGGCCGGTGTGAAGTACGTGATCATCGGAGGAATGTCCACTGCTCTGACCATCTACGGTATTTCCATGCTGTATGGTCTGACCGGAACCACCGACATCTCCGCCATCGCCGAGACCACCCAGCTGACCGGAATGAACTGGATGTTCGCAATCGCGCTCATCTGTATGATCGCCGGTTACGGATTCAAGATCGCAGCGGTGCCCTTCCACATGTGGGCACCCGATGTGTACGAGGGAGCCGCCTCCCCCATCTCCATGTTCCTGGCAACTGGATCGAAGAAGATGGGTCTGGGCGTCTTCTTCCAGATCTTCCTGGTGATGTTCGTCGCAGGCAGCGCAACTGCCCAGATCGCCGGTGAGGAGGTCCAGTACCTCTTCGCCATCATCGCCGCGTTCACCATGACCGTCGGTAACATCGTGGCGATCGCCCAGAACAACATCAAGAGGATGCTGGCCTACTCGTCCATCGCTCAGGCAGGATACATCCTGATCGTCATGGCCGTCATGTCCGAGTACGCACTCAGCGCCGGTCTGTTCCACATGTTCACCCACGTGTTCATGAAGGGCGGAGCGTTCCTCATCGTCGGTGCACTCATCTGCGCCGGAATCGGTGAGAAGATCTCCGACTACAAGGGACTGGCAAAGAGGGCCCCGTTCATGGCAGCCGCGATGATGCTGTTCCTGTTCTCGCTGGCCGGAATCCCGCCTCTGGCAGGATTTACCTCGAAGTTCTTCCTGTTCTCCTCCGCCATCGGCGGTGTGGACGGAGTGACTTCCCAGTGGGTCTGGCTGGCCTTCATCGCCATCCTCAACTCGGCCATCTCGCTGTACTACTACGCGAGGGTCGTCAAGGCGATGTACATCGAGAAGGGACCCAGCACCGAGAAGATCAAGGTGCCCAAGATCTTCACTGTCGCCATCGCGATCTGTGTGATCTTCGTCATCGTTCTGGGAGTCTACCCCCAGCTGATCTTCGACTTCTGCGAGACGGCTGCGGCCGCCCTGCTGGGCTGA
- a CDS encoding NADH:ubiquinone oxidoreductase subunit 6 (chain J): protein MGALMDLWNAFWTGLGDFGQYCLANLDLVAFLILAAIAVLGALFVVSEKEVVHSAFYLALVFLCVGFVYFFLEAEFIGVVQILVYVGAITILFAFSIMLTRRYIMKKEGEE, encoded by the coding sequence ATGGGAGCGCTCATGGATTTGTGGAACGCGTTCTGGACCGGTCTCGGCGACTTCGGGCAGTACTGCCTGGCCAACCTGGACCTCGTCGCATTCCTGATACTGGCAGCAATCGCTGTCCTCGGAGCACTCTTCGTCGTCTCCGAGAAAGAGGTCGTTCACAGTGCGTTCTATCTCGCGCTCGTCTTCCTCTGTGTCGGGTTCGTGTACTTCTTCCTTGAAGCCGAATTCATTGGTGTGGTGCAGATCCTCGTCTACGTTGGAGCCATCACCATCCTGTTCGCGTTCAGCATCATGTTGACTAGGAGATACATCATGAAGAAGGAGGGTGAAGAATGA
- a CDS encoding NADH-quinone oxidoreductase subunit M, whose protein sequence is MDIPILSLLILIPLIGAIATLFMGGERQKYAKYVAGVFSAITLILSLYIMFATDMGELSESYAWIDTSYIVINFALEVDGLSILMVFLTALLTLLVVVFSAEEKDRPNYFHTLVMAMEVGLMGVYLAADYFLFYVMWEITLIPMYFMISWYGGPRRHYAAIKFLIYTHVASLVMLIGIFAMGFEAGTMNGGVVDFSFDTINSLMPQTSEAFQAIVFALMFFGFMVKMPSVPFHTWLPDAHVEAPTGGSVLLAGVMLKMGSYGIIRVCLEAFPLGAEYWQWLIIAIGLISMVYGAYACIAQTDLKKMVAFSSISHMGMVMLGIGCLSDIGITFAIFQMFAHGLISAMLFMVCGFTGHAVGTREMPLLGGLAGRMPMYATFMMIAFMASLGLPGLVGFWGEFPLVYGFYEFIQANDMLWLILFCLLTLMLTAGYYIWAMQRTLFGPETTKIDLEHVHDVSKCEAVALAVLVVLVALYGVWPDAALLFIDPYVDGLVASLAEVI, encoded by the coding sequence ATGGATATACCGATACTTTCCCTGCTCATCCTGATTCCCCTGATCGGAGCCATCGCGACTCTGTTCATGGGCGGTGAGAGGCAGAAATACGCGAAGTACGTGGCCGGAGTGTTCTCCGCCATCACGCTGATCCTCTCGCTCTACATCATGTTCGCAACGGACATGGGAGAGCTGTCCGAGTCCTACGCTTGGATCGACACGAGCTACATCGTGATCAACTTCGCACTCGAAGTCGACGGTCTCAGCATCCTGATGGTCTTCCTGACCGCTCTGCTGACTCTGCTGGTGGTCGTCTTCTCCGCAGAGGAGAAGGACAGGCCCAACTACTTCCACACCCTGGTCATGGCAATGGAAGTCGGACTCATGGGAGTCTACCTGGCGGCGGACTACTTCCTGTTCTACGTCATGTGGGAGATCACCCTGATCCCGATGTACTTCATGATCTCGTGGTACGGAGGTCCCAGGAGGCACTATGCCGCCATCAAGTTCCTGATCTACACGCACGTCGCGTCTCTGGTCATGCTGATCGGTATCTTCGCCATGGGATTCGAAGCCGGAACCATGAACGGAGGAGTCGTGGACTTCTCCTTCGACACAATCAACAGTCTGATGCCGCAGACCTCCGAGGCCTTCCAGGCGATCGTCTTCGCCCTGATGTTCTTCGGATTCATGGTCAAGATGCCTTCAGTTCCCTTCCACACATGGCTGCCCGACGCACACGTCGAGGCACCCACAGGAGGTTCCGTCCTTCTGGCCGGTGTCATGCTTAAGATGGGATCCTACGGTATCATCCGCGTCTGCCTCGAGGCCTTCCCTCTGGGAGCCGAGTACTGGCAGTGGCTGATCATCGCGATCGGACTGATCTCCATGGTCTACGGAGCCTACGCCTGTATCGCGCAGACCGATCTCAAGAAGATGGTGGCGTTCTCGTCCATCAGCCACATGGGAATGGTCATGCTCGGTATCGGATGCCTCTCCGACATCGGAATCACGTTCGCCATCTTCCAGATGTTCGCTCACGGACTGATCAGTGCAATGCTGTTCATGGTGTGCGGATTCACCGGACACGCTGTCGGAACCAGAGAGATGCCCCTCCTCGGCGGTCTCGCCGGAAGGATGCCCATGTACGCGACATTCATGATGATCGCATTCATGGCCTCTCTCGGACTGCCCGGTCTCGTCGGATTCTGGGGAGAGTTCCCTCTCGTCTACGGATTCTACGAGTTCATCCAGGCCAACGACATGCTCTGGCTCATCCTGTTCTGCCTGCTGACGCTCATGCTGACCGCAGGTTACTACATCTGGGCCATGCAGAGGACCCTGTTCGGACCCGAGACCACCAAGATCGACCTCGAGCACGTCCACGATGTCAGCAAGTGCGAGGCTGTCGCCCTTGCCGTCCTCGTCGTCCTCGTCGCCCTCTATGGAGTCTGGCCCGACGCCGCCCTCTTGTTCATCGACCCCTACGTCGATGGACTCGTGGCTTCCCTTGCGGAGGTGATCTGA
- a CDS encoding NADH-quinone oxidoreductase subunit L — MFIEYTYLVPLIPMLCFLIIGLAGRKTPQKGGYIAIAGALISFIIAALISYEYLTGDQYPNPVTQSIEWFSIGDITMHLGYYVDGLTCMMMLFSSFISTLIFVYSIGYMGEEGPRRTRYYAEVSLFLTGMLGLIVSSNFLEMFIFWEVMGLCSYLLIGFWSFRHNDGDAASANAASAAKKAFLVTRLGDVCLMAGLFILLGEFQSLDYTTMFDTANIAAADPNMLTLGMLLVFGGVIGKSAQFPLHDWLPDAMAGPTTVSSLIHAATMVKAGVYLVARGYPLFVQNPEVMLFVGIIGGVTAIFAATMALNNMNIKKVLAFSTVSQLGYMVLALGAGGYLIALGLDMGGAEGTALITAGVAGFTAGCFHMMNHAFFKALLFMCSGSVIHAVGTEDMREMGGLHKHMKITSITMLLGSLSIAGFPFFSGFWSKDLVLEIAMEAGHDGTVWFTVLWVLGVITAFMTAFYMFRMWFMTFMGEEGHATQHCHGESPKTMTVPLMILSVFAVLSGFLIMFGLDGVVSFNVTDAGFVVGGAHAEGFHYFTELFTNPYTYLTIVLALLGIGIAYLMYAKKTVDPGKFNKNGQSWIYKLFANRWYFPEFYNQVSWKLGYGVARGVNYVDRQVIDGTVNGLSGAVVGGGDSLSKMQTGHVQDYSSVVLLGVAVLSVFLIVIAVIMGGM, encoded by the coding sequence ATGTTCATAGAATACACATATCTGGTGCCCCTCATCCCGATGCTCTGTTTCCTGATCATCGGCCTCGCCGGCAGGAAAACGCCCCAGAAAGGCGGATACATCGCAATAGCGGGAGCACTCATCTCGTTCATCATCGCCGCGCTGATCTCCTACGAGTACCTCACCGGCGACCAGTACCCCAACCCCGTGACCCAGTCCATCGAGTGGTTCTCGATCGGCGACATCACGATGCACCTCGGATACTACGTGGACGGCCTCACCTGCATGATGATGCTGTTCTCCTCGTTCATCTCCACCCTGATCTTCGTGTACTCCATCGGATATATGGGAGAGGAGGGACCCAGGAGGACGAGGTACTACGCCGAGGTCTCCCTGTTCCTGACCGGAATGCTCGGACTGATCGTCTCCAGCAACTTCCTGGAGATGTTCATCTTCTGGGAGGTCATGGGACTGTGCTCCTACCTGCTGATCGGATTCTGGTCCTTCAGGCACAACGATGGAGACGCTGCCTCCGCCAACGCGGCATCCGCAGCCAAGAAGGCCTTCCTGGTCACCCGTCTCGGAGACGTGTGCCTGATGGCCGGTCTGTTCATCCTGCTGGGCGAGTTCCAGAGCCTCGATTACACCACAATGTTCGACACCGCCAACATCGCGGCTGCCGACCCCAACATGCTGACACTCGGTATGCTCCTCGTCTTCGGTGGAGTCATCGGTAAGAGCGCTCAGTTCCCCCTGCACGACTGGCTGCCCGATGCGATGGCCGGTCCCACAACCGTCTCCTCTCTGATCCACGCCGCGACAATGGTCAAGGCCGGAGTCTACCTGGTCGCCAGGGGATACCCTCTGTTCGTCCAGAACCCCGAGGTCATGCTCTTCGTCGGTATCATCGGAGGAGTCACCGCAATCTTCGCCGCCACAATGGCGCTCAACAACATGAACATCAAGAAGGTCCTCGCGTTCTCCACCGTTTCCCAGCTGGGATACATGGTCCTCGCTCTGGGAGCCGGAGGTTACCTCATCGCTCTCGGACTCGACATGGGCGGAGCCGAGGGCACCGCGCTGATCACAGCCGGTGTCGCCGGATTCACCGCAGGATGCTTCCACATGATGAACCACGCCTTCTTCAAGGCCCTGCTGTTCATGTGCTCCGGATCTGTCATCCACGCCGTGGGCACAGAGGACATGAGGGAGATGGGAGGCCTCCACAAGCACATGAAGATCACATCGATCACGATGCTCCTCGGTTCCCTGTCCATCGCCGGATTCCCCTTCTTCAGCGGATTCTGGTCCAAGGACCTGGTCCTGGAGATCGCGATGGAGGCCGGACACGACGGAACCGTCTGGTTCACCGTCCTGTGGGTCCTCGGTGTCATCACCGCCTTCATGACCGCGTTCTACATGTTCCGCATGTGGTTCATGACCTTCATGGGAGAGGAGGGCCACGCCACGCAGCACTGCCACGGCGAGTCCCCCAAGACCATGACCGTGCCCCTGATGATCCTGTCCGTGTTCGCCGTCCTGAGCGGATTCCTCATCATGTTCGGACTCGACGGAGTCGTGTCCTTCAACGTCACCGATGCGGGATTCGTCGTTGGAGGTGCCCACGCGGAGGGATTCCACTACTTCACGGAGCTGTTCACCAACCCCTACACCTACCTGACCATCGTGCTCGCACTGCTCGGTATCGGAATCGCCTACCTCATGTACGCGAAGAAGACCGTGGACCCCGGAAAGTTCAACAAGAATGGACAGTCCTGGATCTACAAGCTCTTCGCCAACAGGTGGTACTTCCCCGAGTTCTACAACCAGGTCTCCTGGAAGCTCGGATACGGTGTCGCACGCGGCGTCAACTACGTCGACAGGCAGGTCATCGACGGAACCGTCAACGGTCTCTCCGGAGCCGTCGTCGGAGGAGGAGACTCCCTCAGCAAGATGCAGACCGGTCACGTCCAGGACTACTCCTCGGTCGTGCTCCTCGGTGTCGCAGTCCTGTCTGTGTTCCTGATCGTCATCGCCGTAATCATGGGAGGTATGTGA
- the nuoK gene encoding NADH-quinone oxidoreductase subunit NuoK — protein MIPIEYFLILGAILFVIGAYGVVTKSNAIVVLMCIELMLNAANINFVAFGAFNADVIGQAFVVMTISVAAAEVAVGIAILLNAYKMRKTSDLDDAELTSMRW, from the coding sequence ATGATTCCGATTGAGTACTTCCTCATCCTCGGTGCCATCCTGTTCGTGATCGGCGCCTACGGAGTCGTAACCAAGAGCAACGCTATCGTCGTGCTCATGTGCATCGAGCTCATGCTCAACGCAGCCAACATCAACTTCGTCGCATTCGGCGCCTTCAACGCCGACGTGATCGGTCAGGCTTTCGTCGTCATGACCATCTCCGTCGCAGCAGCTGAAGTCGCTGTCGGAATAGCCATACTGCTCAACGCGTACAAGATGAGGAAGACAAGCGACCTCGACGACGCTGAGCTCACATCGATGAGGTGGTAA